A single region of the Massilia sp. erpn genome encodes:
- a CDS encoding 3-(methylthio)propionyl-CoA ligase — protein MPVLPSSPLMGQMMEEPLLISSIIEFAARHYGSSEIVSRRVEGDLHRYTYRECRLRACRLANALHWLGVRMGDRVATLAWNGYRHLEAYYAVSGSGAVLHTINPRLHPDQLAYIINHAEDQYLLFDLNLLPLVEAVAPHCKGVKGYILLAGPEHLPAETKIPELMSYEALIATHSDDFAWPKFDENSAASLCYTSGTTGNPKGALYSHRSTVLHAYGSAMPNALNVSSRDTVLPVVPMFHVNAWGLPYSVPLSGAKLVFPGCALDGKSLYELFEGEKVSFSAGVPTVWLGLVNHVLQHGLKFSTFRRTVIGGAACSPTLMNTLIDELDVDVIHAWGMTEMSPLGTAGGLLARHLELPREEQRKVLLKQGHAIYGVDMRIVDDEGKLLPWDGSSYGHLQVRGPWIIHSYFKEEGGQVLEDGWFPTGDVATIDADGYMQITDRSKDVIKSGGEWIGTIDLENIAMSHPAVLQAACIGVRHPKWDERPLLIVVCKPGQSVSRADLLQFYEGKVAKWWLPDDVVFTEALPVGGTGKIQKNKLREQFRNYQLATSETPTT, from the coding sequence ATGCCCGTCTTGCCTTCCAGCCCCCTGATGGGGCAAATGATGGAGGAGCCGCTGCTCATCTCCAGCATCATCGAGTTTGCCGCCCGCCATTACGGCTCCAGTGAAATCGTCTCGCGCCGCGTGGAAGGCGATCTCCACCGCTACACCTACCGCGAATGCCGTCTGCGCGCCTGCCGCTTGGCCAATGCCTTGCACTGGCTGGGCGTGCGCATGGGCGACCGGGTGGCGACCCTGGCCTGGAACGGCTACCGCCACCTGGAAGCGTATTACGCCGTGTCCGGCTCGGGCGCGGTGCTGCACACGATCAACCCGCGCCTGCATCCCGACCAGCTGGCCTATATCATCAACCACGCCGAAGACCAGTACCTGCTGTTCGACCTGAACCTGCTGCCCCTGGTGGAAGCGGTGGCGCCGCATTGCAAGGGCGTCAAAGGCTATATCCTACTGGCCGGCCCCGAGCATCTGCCGGCCGAGACCAAGATTCCCGAGCTGATGAGCTATGAGGCGCTGATCGCCACCCATTCCGACGATTTCGCCTGGCCCAAATTCGATGAGAATTCGGCCGCCTCGCTGTGCTACACCTCGGGCACGACCGGCAATCCGAAAGGCGCGCTGTACTCGCACCGCTCGACCGTGCTGCATGCCTACGGCTCGGCCATGCCGAACGCGCTGAACGTGTCGTCGCGCGACACGGTGCTGCCGGTGGTGCCGATGTTCCATGTGAATGCCTGGGGCTTGCCGTACTCCGTGCCGCTGTCGGGCGCCAAGCTGGTCTTTCCCGGCTGCGCACTGGACGGCAAATCGCTGTACGAATTGTTCGAAGGCGAAAAAGTCAGCTTCTCGGCGGGTGTGCCGACCGTCTGGCTAGGCCTGGTCAACCATGTGCTGCAGCATGGCCTGAAGTTTTCGACCTTCCGCCGCACCGTGATCGGCGGCGCGGCCTGTTCGCCGACGCTGATGAATACCCTGATCGATGAGCTGGACGTGGACGTGATCCACGCCTGGGGCATGACCGAGATGTCGCCGCTCGGCACGGCCGGCGGCCTGTTGGCGCGCCACCTGGAATTGCCGCGCGAGGAGCAGCGCAAGGTGCTGCTGAAACAGGGCCACGCCATCTATGGCGTCGACATGCGCATCGTCGACGACGAGGGCAAGCTGCTGCCCTGGGATGGCAGCAGCTATGGCCATCTGCAGGTGCGCGGGCCCTGGATCATCCATTCCTATTTCAAGGAGGAGGGCGGCCAGGTGCTGGAGGATGGCTGGTTCCCCACCGGCGATGTGGCCACCATCGACGCCGACGGCTATATGCAGATCACCGACCGCAGCAAGGATGTGATCAAGTCGGGCGGCGAGTGGATCGGCACCATCGACCTGGAAAATATTGCCATGTCGCATCCGGCCGTGCTGCAAGCCGCCTGCATCGGCGTGCGCCACCCGAAATGGGATGAACGTCCCTTGCTGATCGTGGTCTGCAAGCCTGGGCAGAGCGTGAGCCGCGCGGACTTGCTGCAGTTTTACGAGGGCAAGGTCGCCAAATGGTGGTTGCCCGACGATGTGGTCTTCACGGAAGCGCTGCCGGTGGGTGGCACGGGCAAGATCCAGAAGAACAAGCTGCGCGAGCAATTCCGTAATTACCAACTGGCAACGTCAGAAACCCCGACAACATAA
- a CDS encoding PEP-CTERM sorting domain-containing protein — protein sequence MKNWKRPLRLAAAVLLVMAGTASQSHAGLLTIEFSNAGAFSGNAPPGSPGVYAKAVFDDGGGTGTVTLTMSVLSNLLVGAYVNDWYFNVDPGKALPGIAFSSGTAASSITEGTDCCKADGVGGDYDIYFAFPTANPGQLARNATSVYTLTGTGLTASSFDFLSTPKQDGGSYIGAVHVQGYNDSVWLGGTKGSNGGGGGGGGGGSGGEVPEPGSLLLVGLGLLSLGLGRKLRLGSKTE from the coding sequence ATGAAAAACTGGAAGAGGCCTCTTCGGCTGGCGGCAGCAGTGCTGCTGGTCATGGCTGGCACGGCATCGCAGTCGCATGCCGGCTTGCTGACGATCGAATTCTCCAACGCCGGAGCCTTCTCCGGCAATGCGCCTCCTGGCTCGCCGGGAGTCTACGCCAAGGCGGTATTCGATGACGGCGGCGGTACCGGCACGGTAACGCTGACTATGAGCGTGCTCAGCAATCTCCTCGTTGGCGCTTATGTCAACGATTGGTACTTTAACGTTGATCCGGGTAAAGCCTTGCCAGGCATTGCCTTCTCATCGGGAACGGCGGCATCGTCAATCACAGAAGGCACGGATTGCTGCAAGGCTGATGGTGTCGGCGGCGACTACGACATCTACTTCGCATTTCCGACGGCAAATCCGGGGCAACTGGCGCGCAATGCCACCTCGGTGTACACCCTGACCGGCACCGGGCTGACGGCAAGTTCTTTTGACTTCCTGTCGACGCCGAAGCAGGATGGCGGCAGTTATATCGGCGCAGTCCATGTGCAGGGGTATAACGACAGCGTCTGGCTGGGCGGCACCAAAGGGAGTAATGGCGGTGGCGGTGGTGGTGGTGGCGGCGGTTCGGGCGGGGAGGTGCCGGAGCCGGGAAGCTTGCTGCTGGTCGGTCTTGGCCTGCTGTCCTTGGGCCTGGGCCGGAAATTGCGCCTTGGTTCGAAGACGGAATGA
- a CDS encoding S8 family serine peptidase: MKKRATIFPQSNTFLSASILATAAALTAVTPPAQAGKPQHVQQDEDLADSEYAHGRILVEPREGVTEAGFDEAIRPHKGKRRKVGQSNIHMIDLPQGSEKAALAKLRKDPQFKYVELDRRVKLSATANDPYLGSEWHIAKIGAPAAWDMAQGAGVTIAILDSGVYGAHPDLAPRIVAGWNVDGNNADTSDVCGHGTAVAGVAAAAMDNGAGVAGVAGNAKIMPVRIAFKDASGSCYAYYSTMASGVTYAADHGARVVNLSYDSVPASAAVQSAANYLKSKGGLLFVAAGNNNRDEGYAPTTSMIAVSATDSADARSSFSSYGSFVSLSAPGSYIYTTNMSGGYSAWNGTSFASPVVAGVAALMMSANPGLDGGKIESLLYATAVDLGTPGRDIYFGNGRVNAAAAVAAARSATATVSKDTSAPTVAIASPSASSSVTGAVTVNVNATDNVGVARVDLKVNNTVVASDNSAPYAFSWDSKGVANGMAALVAVAYDAAGNMASSTPVSVNVANSTSVVNKDTQAPTVRITNPVSGRVSGNVNVKVNASDNGGAAGISLALYIDGQLKANGSGSSLSYTWKTGGLSAGQHTLQTVATDKAGNRSTSSVQVSK, encoded by the coding sequence ATGAAGAAGCGCGCGACTATTTTCCCGCAAAGCAACACCTTCCTTTCCGCCTCCATCCTCGCCACCGCCGCCGCCCTGACCGCCGTCACACCGCCGGCGCAGGCTGGCAAACCCCAACACGTTCAGCAGGACGAAGATCTGGCTGACAGCGAATACGCCCACGGTCGCATCCTGGTCGAGCCGCGCGAAGGCGTGACCGAGGCCGGCTTTGACGAGGCCATCCGGCCGCACAAGGGCAAACGCCGCAAGGTGGGGCAAAGCAATATTCACATGATCGACCTGCCGCAGGGCTCGGAAAAAGCCGCGCTCGCAAAACTGCGCAAGGATCCGCAGTTCAAATATGTGGAGCTGGACCGCCGCGTCAAGCTGAGCGCCACCGCGAACGACCCCTATCTGGGTAGCGAATGGCATATCGCCAAGATCGGCGCGCCGGCCGCCTGGGATATGGCGCAAGGTGCCGGCGTGACCATCGCCATCCTCGACAGCGGCGTCTACGGTGCCCATCCGGATCTGGCGCCGCGCATAGTGGCCGGCTGGAACGTCGACGGCAATAATGCCGACACCAGCGATGTCTGCGGCCACGGCACGGCCGTGGCCGGCGTCGCAGCCGCAGCCATGGACAATGGCGCCGGGGTGGCCGGCGTGGCGGGCAACGCCAAAATCATGCCGGTGCGCATCGCTTTCAAGGATGCCAGCGGTTCCTGCTACGCCTACTATTCGACCATGGCCAGCGGCGTGACTTACGCCGCCGATCATGGCGCCCGCGTGGTGAACCTCAGCTACGACAGCGTTCCCGCCAGTGCGGCCGTCCAGAGCGCGGCCAATTATCTGAAGAGCAAAGGCGGCCTGCTGTTCGTCGCGGCCGGCAATAACAACCGCGATGAGGGTTATGCGCCGACCACGAGCATGATCGCGGTGTCGGCCACCGACAGCGCCGATGCCCGCTCCAGCTTCTCCAGCTATGGCAGCTTCGTTTCGCTGTCGGCGCCCGGTTCCTATATCTATACCACCAATATGAGCGGCGGCTACAGCGCCTGGAACGGCACCTCCTTCGCCAGCCCGGTCGTCGCCGGCGTGGCGGCGCTGATGATGTCCGCCAATCCGGGCCTGGACGGCGGCAAGATCGAAAGCCTGCTGTACGCGACCGCCGTGGACCTCGGCACGCCGGGCCGCGACATCTACTTCGGCAACGGCCGCGTGAACGCCGCCGCCGCCGTGGCCGCCGCGCGCAGCGCCACCGCCACCGTGAGCAAGGACACGAGCGCGCCGACCGTCGCCATCGCTTCACCCTCGGCCAGCAGCTCGGTCACTGGCGCCGTGACCGTAAATGTCAACGCAACGGATAATGTCGGCGTGGCGCGCGTCGACCTCAAGGTCAACAACACCGTGGTGGCCAGCGACAACAGCGCGCCGTACGCCTTCTCCTGGGATTCCAAAGGCGTGGCGAACGGCATGGCAGCGCTGGTCGCCGTGGCTTACGATGCGGCGGGCAATATGGCTTCCTCCACGCCGGTTTCCGTCAACGTCGCCAACAGCACTTCCGTTGTCAACAAGGACACGCAAGCGCCCACCGTCAGGATCACCAATCCGGTATCCGGCAGAGTCAGCGGCAATGTCAATGTGAAGGTGAACGCTTCCGACAATGGCGGTGCCGCCGGTATTTCGCTGGCGCTGTATATCGACGGCCAGCTCAAGGCGAACGGCAGCGGCAGCAGCCTGTCTTACACCTGGAAAACGGGCGGCCTGAGCGCCGGCCAGCATACGCTCCAGACTGTTGCGACCGACAAGGCCGGGAACCGCTCCACCAGCTCCGTGCAAGTAAGCAAATAA
- a CDS encoding S8 family serine peptidase, producing MKFITTPAFSAAIATALATLAAPAFAANDNAEFARGRLLVEARAGLTATEFETMLKPHGGKRRKMGQSNLHVVELPSGANEQAVLAQLKKHPGVKFAELDKRVKVSMAVNDPYMGSEWHQAKINAPAAWDITQGAGVVIAILDSGVNGAHPDLAPNLVAGYNIYGSNTDTSDVCGHGTAVAGSAAAATNNGAGVAGVAGQAKIMPVRIAYLDTASNSCYAYYSTIASGITWAADHGARIANVSFDGAAGSSAIQSASQYMKNKGGLVFIAAGNNNRDEGFAPSTSLIAVSATDSSDARSSFSSYGNFVSLAAPGSYIYTTNNSLGYSAWNGTSFASPVAAGVGALMMAANPALDSSKIESLLFSTAADLGAAGRDPIFGYGRVDAGAAVQAAKNYAPPADTTAPSISLAAPLANSTVSGTVAVTTSSSDNVGVTRVDLKVNGTVVATDTAGPFSFAWDSNGAANGMAQLVAVAYDAAGNVASSTPISVNVANGVPAPVKDTTPPTVAIANPTSGAVSGTVNVSISAADNNGAAGISLTLYIDGAKKASGTGSSLGYSWNTRKETSGTHTIQVVAKDAAGNTTSSSVQVTR from the coding sequence ATGAAATTCATCACCACCCCGGCCTTCTCCGCAGCAATCGCAACCGCCCTGGCAACCCTGGCCGCACCTGCCTTCGCCGCGAACGATAACGCGGAATTTGCCCGTGGCCGCCTCCTGGTAGAAGCCCGCGCCGGCCTGACCGCCACCGAATTCGAAACCATGCTCAAGCCGCACGGCGGCAAGCGCCGCAAGATGGGCCAGAGCAATCTGCACGTCGTCGAACTGCCATCCGGCGCCAATGAACAAGCCGTGCTGGCCCAGCTGAAAAAACACCCAGGCGTGAAGTTCGCCGAACTGGACAAGCGCGTCAAAGTCAGCATGGCCGTCAACGACCCCTATATGGGCAGCGAATGGCACCAGGCCAAGATCAACGCCCCGGCCGCCTGGGATATCACGCAAGGCGCCGGCGTCGTCATCGCCATCCTGGACTCCGGCGTGAACGGCGCCCACCCCGACCTGGCCCCTAACCTGGTCGCCGGCTACAACATCTACGGCAGCAATACCGACACTTCCGACGTCTGCGGCCATGGCACGGCCGTCGCCGGCAGCGCTGCCGCCGCCACCAACAACGGCGCCGGCGTGGCCGGTGTCGCAGGCCAAGCCAAGATCATGCCGGTGCGTATTGCCTACCTGGATACTGCCAGCAACAGCTGCTACGCCTACTACAGCACCATCGCCAGCGGCATCACCTGGGCAGCCGACCATGGCGCCCGCATCGCCAACGTCAGCTTTGACGGCGCCGCAGGCAGCTCGGCCATTCAGAGCGCGTCGCAGTATATGAAGAACAAAGGCGGCCTGGTGTTCATCGCCGCCGGCAACAACAACCGCGACGAGGGCTTCGCTCCCAGCACCAGCCTGATCGCCGTGTCGGCCACCGACAGCAGCGACGCGCGCTCCAGCTTCTCCAGCTACGGCAACTTCGTCTCGCTGGCCGCACCTGGCTCCTACATTTACACCACCAACAACAGCCTCGGCTACAGCGCCTGGAATGGCACCTCCTTCGCCAGCCCGGTCGCCGCCGGTGTCGGCGCCCTGATGATGGCCGCCAACCCAGCCCTCGACAGCAGCAAGATCGAAAGCCTGCTGTTCTCCACCGCCGCCGACCTGGGCGCCGCCGGCCGCGATCCGATCTTCGGCTACGGCCGCGTGGATGCCGGCGCCGCCGTGCAGGCCGCCAAGAACTATGCGCCGCCAGCCGACACCACCGCACCGAGCATTTCCCTGGCGGCCCCGCTGGCCAACAGCACCGTGTCCGGCACCGTTGCCGTCACCACCAGCAGCAGCGACAACGTCGGCGTGACCCGCGTCGATCTGAAAGTGAACGGCACTGTGGTGGCCACCGATACCGCCGGCCCCTTCTCCTTCGCCTGGGATTCCAACGGCGCCGCGAACGGCATGGCGCAACTGGTTGCGGTGGCGTATGACGCTGCCGGCAATGTCGCCTCCTCCACCCCGATCTCGGTCAACGTGGCCAACGGCGTTCCCGCTCCAGTGAAAGACACCACGCCACCGACCGTCGCCATCGCCAACCCGACCTCCGGCGCAGTCAGCGGCACCGTCAACGTCAGCATCAGCGCGGCCGATAACAATGGCGCGGCCGGCATCTCGCTGACCCTGTACATCGATGGCGCGAAGAAAGCGTCCGGCACCGGCAGCAGCCTGGGTTACAGCTGGAACACCCGCAAGGAAACCAGCGGCACCCACACCATCCAGGTCGTGGCCAAGGATGCCGCCGGCAACACCACCAGCAGCAGCGTGCAAGTCACCCGCTGA
- a CDS encoding 3-hydroxyacyl-CoA dehydrogenase NAD-binding domain-containing protein, which translates to MSADYAVHGSVAVITLNNPPVNGMGLATRTAAVAGLRQAQEDPAVKAIVITGAGKAFSGGADIKEFNSPKALTEPTLHTLIRTAEDSIKPVVAAIHSVCMGGGLELSLGCNYRVALPGAQIALPEVKLGLLPGAGGTQRLPRVLGLEPALNMIVSGTPVLSEKLAGSALFDEVFPAGTNLIEAAVAFAEKIADVRPLPKVRERKVDYPNHEAFLQFSRNTVKAVAGPFPAPLECVETVAAAVTMKFEDGLKFERERFLHLIQTTESKSLRHAFFAEREASKVPDVPSDTPVREIRKAAIIGAGTMGGGIAMNFANAGIPVILLETKQEALDKGLATIRKNYENTLKKGKLTQEKMDQRLALVGGTLAYEEIADADIVIEAVFEDMGVKETVFRKLDEVMKPGAILASNTSTLDVDRIAAFTGRPQDVIGTHFFSPANVMKLLEIVRGKQTGKDVLATALALSKKLKKTGVVSGVCDGFIGNRMIEQYSRQAGFLLEEGCLPEQVDQALEKFGFAMGPFRMGDLAGNDIGWYIRKRRYVEKPEISYSKTADLLCEMGRFGQKTGGGWYDYKPGDRKAYPNEEVNAMIVRHSADIGVQRRAIGDEEIVQRLVYALVNEAALILEEGIALRASDIDMVYLTGYGFPLHRGGPMFYADTVGLPNVLASIEKLAKGYHGEAWTPAPLLVKLAAEGKGFNSR; encoded by the coding sequence ATGAGTGCCGACTACGCAGTCCACGGTTCTGTTGCTGTGATTACACTGAACAACCCGCCGGTCAATGGCATGGGCTTGGCGACGCGCACTGCCGCCGTCGCCGGCCTGCGCCAGGCCCAGGAAGATCCTGCCGTGAAAGCTATCGTCATCACCGGCGCCGGTAAGGCCTTCTCCGGCGGCGCCGACATCAAGGAGTTCAATTCGCCCAAGGCGCTGACCGAACCCACCCTGCATACCCTGATCCGCACAGCGGAAGACTCGATCAAACCGGTGGTGGCAGCCATTCATAGCGTGTGCATGGGCGGCGGCCTGGAGCTGTCGCTTGGATGCAACTACCGCGTGGCCTTGCCCGGCGCCCAGATCGCCTTGCCGGAAGTGAAACTGGGCCTGCTGCCGGGTGCCGGCGGCACCCAGCGCCTGCCGCGCGTGCTGGGACTGGAGCCGGCGCTGAATATGATCGTGTCCGGCACGCCCGTGTTGTCGGAAAAATTGGCGGGCAGCGCGCTTTTCGATGAAGTGTTCCCAGCCGGAACCAATCTGATCGAAGCGGCCGTCGCCTTTGCCGAAAAAATCGCCGATGTGCGGCCGCTGCCCAAGGTGCGCGAGCGCAAGGTCGACTACCCGAACCATGAAGCCTTCCTGCAGTTCTCGCGCAATACCGTGAAGGCCGTGGCCGGGCCGTTCCCGGCCCCGCTGGAATGCGTGGAAACGGTGGCCGCCGCCGTCACCATGAAATTCGAGGATGGCCTGAAGTTCGAGCGCGAGCGCTTCCTGCACCTGATCCAGACCACCGAATCGAAATCGCTGCGCCATGCCTTCTTCGCCGAGCGCGAGGCCAGCAAGGTGCCGGATGTGCCCTCCGATACCCCGGTGCGCGAGATCCGCAAGGCGGCCATCATCGGTGCCGGCACCATGGGCGGCGGCATTGCCATGAACTTCGCCAATGCGGGCATCCCCGTCATCCTGCTGGAAACGAAACAGGAGGCGCTGGACAAGGGCCTGGCCACCATCCGCAAGAACTATGAGAACACGCTGAAGAAGGGCAAGCTGACGCAGGAGAAGATGGACCAGCGTCTGGCCCTGGTCGGCGGCACGCTGGCTTATGAGGAGATCGCCGATGCCGATATCGTGATCGAGGCCGTGTTCGAGGACATGGGCGTGAAGGAGACCGTGTTCCGCAAGCTGGACGAGGTGATGAAGCCGGGCGCCATCCTGGCCAGCAATACCTCGACGCTGGACGTGGACCGGATCGCCGCCTTCACCGGCCGCCCGCAGGACGTGATCGGCACCCATTTCTTCAGCCCGGCCAATGTCATGAAGTTGCTGGAAATCGTGCGCGGCAAGCAGACCGGCAAGGATGTGCTGGCGACGGCGCTGGCGCTGTCGAAGAAGCTGAAGAAAACCGGCGTGGTGTCGGGCGTGTGCGACGGCTTTATCGGCAACCGCATGATCGAACAGTACAGCCGCCAGGCGGGCTTCCTGCTGGAAGAGGGCTGCTTGCCGGAGCAGGTCGACCAGGCGCTCGAGAAGTTCGGCTTTGCCATGGGGCCGTTCCGCATGGGCGATTTGGCGGGCAACGATATCGGCTGGTATATCCGCAAGCGTCGCTATGTCGAGAAGCCGGAGATCAGCTATTCGAAAACGGCCGACCTGCTGTGCGAGATGGGCCGCTTCGGCCAGAAAACGGGCGGCGGCTGGTACGACTATAAGCCGGGCGACCGCAAGGCCTATCCGAACGAGGAAGTCAACGCCATGATCGTGCGCCACTCGGCCGATATCGGCGTGCAGCGCCGCGCCATCGGCGACGAGGAAATCGTGCAGCGCCTGGTGTATGCCCTGGTGAACGAGGCGGCCTTGATTCTGGAAGAAGGCATCGCCCTGCGCGCCTCGGACATCGATATGGTCTACCTGACCGGCTACGGTTTCCCGCTGCACCGCGGCGGCCCGATGTTCTATGCCGATACGGTCGGGCTGCCGAATGTGCTGGCGTCCATCGAGAAACTGGCCAAAGGCTATCACGGGGAGGCCTGGACGCCGGCGCCGCTGCTGGTCAAGCTGGCCGCCGAAGGCAAGGGCTTCAACAGCCGCTAA
- a CDS encoding GNAT family N-acetyltransferase gives MSQSPPTPAPRSVLRTATAADIPRMEALISRSGIGLSKGFYSDEQAAAVTRHVFGVDSQLVMDGTYFIIEREGEAVACGGWSKRATLFGGDRAKSGPDPLLDPATQAGRIRAFFVDPEVPRQGLGSMLMRHCEAEAVAQGFKTLELAATMPGVPLYLASGFEVTEDFELSLPGGIQLPLSRMRKRIA, from the coding sequence ATGAGCCAATCGCCCCCTACCCCAGCCCCGCGCAGCGTGCTGCGCACCGCCACCGCAGCCGATATCCCGCGCATGGAAGCGCTGATTTCCCGCTCCGGCATAGGTTTGAGCAAGGGCTTTTACAGCGACGAGCAGGCGGCGGCCGTCACCCGCCATGTCTTCGGCGTGGACAGCCAGCTGGTGATGGACGGCACTTACTTCATTATTGAACGCGAGGGCGAGGCCGTGGCTTGCGGCGGCTGGAGCAAACGCGCCACCCTGTTCGGTGGCGACAGGGCCAAGAGCGGTCCCGATCCCCTGCTCGATCCGGCCACGCAGGCGGGACGCATCCGCGCCTTCTTTGTCGATCCGGAGGTGCCGCGCCAGGGTCTGGGCAGCATGCTGATGCGCCATTGCGAAGCGGAAGCGGTGGCCCAGGGCTTCAAGACGCTGGAACTGGCCGCCACCATGCCGGGCGTGCCGCTGTACCTGGCCAGCGGCTTCGAGGTGACGGAAGACTTCGAATTGAGCCTGCCGGGCGGGATTCAGCTGCCGCTGTCGCGCATGCGCAAGCGGATCGCCTGA
- a CDS encoding ABC transporter substrate-binding protein yields the protein MKRKTVEGSMRGKRFRHLFHIAVVVLLALVLLLFSGQAGARELLVVGAHFERVFERTPEGEFTGLGPEVVRILATRLGHTARFEIYPWARAQAILSQGKADILVGPYKSFERVQRMAFSRRPFYQDQMVFYALNTSGIVWHGDFATLADHRIVIMNGWTYGEQFEQARPMLKVSVANSVESGLKMVEAQHVVLFASNRRNTEPVLAKLGLAGQMAPLAHVIQVQDGYFAFPKRQLHEALRREFDQAFAAMVESGELKRLGQRFDVTVP from the coding sequence ATGAAGCGCAAAACGGTGGAGGGCAGCATGCGCGGCAAGCGGTTTCGTCATCTCTTCCATATCGCAGTGGTGGTGCTGCTGGCGCTGGTGTTGCTGCTGTTTAGCGGCCAGGCCGGGGCGCGCGAGCTGCTGGTGGTGGGCGCGCATTTCGAGCGCGTCTTCGAGCGCACGCCGGAAGGGGAATTCACCGGCCTTGGCCCGGAGGTCGTGCGCATACTTGCCACGCGCCTGGGTCATACGGCGCGCTTTGAAATCTACCCCTGGGCGCGCGCCCAGGCCATCCTATCCCAGGGCAAGGCCGATATTCTGGTCGGCCCCTACAAATCCTTCGAACGCGTGCAGCGCATGGCGTTTTCGCGTCGTCCGTTTTACCAGGACCAGATGGTGTTCTATGCGCTGAACACCTCCGGCATCGTCTGGCATGGCGATTTCGCCACCCTGGCCGACCACCGCATCGTCATCATGAATGGCTGGACCTATGGCGAACAGTTCGAGCAGGCCCGCCCCATGCTCAAGGTGAGCGTGGCGAACAGCGTGGAAAGCGGGTTAAAAATGGTGGAGGCCCAGCACGTGGTCCTATTTGCCAGCAACCGGCGCAATACCGAGCCGGTCTTGGCGAAACTGGGCTTGGCGGGGCAGATGGCGCCGCTGGCCCATGTGATCCAGGTGCAGGACGGCTATTTCGCCTTCCCCAAGCGCCAGCTGCATGAAGCCTTGCGGCGCGAGTTCGACCAGGCCTTCGCGGCCATGGTCGAGAGCGGGGAATTGAAGCGCCTGGGGCAGCGCTTCGACGTTACCGTGCCTTGA